In Flavobacteriaceae bacterium, the following proteins share a genomic window:
- a CDS encoding GNAT family N-acetyltransferase, translated as MKFRKATKNDIAKIVEMIADDELGKTRENYQIPLPIEYLVAFENIDSDQNQELIVVENKNSEIIGTMQLSFIQYLTYRGGIRAQIEAVRIRKDKRGLGIGKTMFEWAIDRAKERNAHLLQLTTDKKRPKAIKFYEDIGFNSTHEGMKMHFK; from the coding sequence ATGAAATTTAGAAAAGCAACCAAAAACGATATTGCCAAAATTGTAGAAATGATTGCAGATGATGAACTCGGAAAAACAAGAGAAAATTATCAAATACCTTTGCCGATTGAATATCTTGTCGCATTCGAAAATATAGATTCTGACCAAAATCAGGAATTAATTGTTGTAGAAAACAAAAATTCTGAAATTATAGGCACTATGCAATTGTCATTTATTCAATATCTGACTTATCGTGGCGGAATTCGAGCACAAATAGAAGCGGTAAGAATCAGAAAAGACAAAAGAGGACTTGGAATTGGAAAGACAATGTTTGAATGGGCAATTGACAGAGCAAAAGAACGGAATGCCCATTTACTACAATTAACGACTGATAAAAAGCGACCGAAAGCAATTAAATTCTATGAAGATATAGGGTTTAATTCAACTCATGAAGGAATGAAAATGCATTTTAAATAA
- a CDS encoding inorganic diphosphatase, giving the protein MSPQGQQTFDVLIEIPKGSRNKYEYDFELNKIRFDRMLFSSMMYPGDYGFIPETLALDGDPLDVLVMGTEPTFPMCVMEVKPIGVFHMADEKGPDEKLICVPVTDPIWNSYNDITDLNPHRKKEITHFFQVYKDLEKKKVDVGGWGDAKEAYDILNKCVDRYENSEYKTRGDFTI; this is encoded by the coding sequence ATGAGTCCACAAGGGCAACAAACATTTGATGTATTAATAGAAATCCCAAAAGGGAGTCGAAATAAGTATGAATATGATTTTGAATTAAATAAAATACGCTTTGATCGTATGTTGTTTTCTTCAATGATGTATCCTGGTGATTACGGATTTATCCCAGAAACTTTAGCTTTGGATGGCGATCCATTAGATGTTTTAGTAATGGGTACAGAGCCAACATTTCCGATGTGTGTGATGGAAGTAAAACCAATAGGGGTATTCCATATGGCAGATGAAAAAGGACCAGACGAAAAACTAATTTGCGTACCGGTTACCGATCCTATTTGGAATAGTTATAATGATATTACAGATTTAAACCCACACAGAAAAAAAGAAATCACTCATTTCTTTCAAGTGTATAAAGATCTGGAAAAAAAGAAAGTAGACGTTGGTGGTTGGGGAGATGCTAAAGAAGCTTACGATATTTTAAACAAGTGTGTTGATCGTTATGAAAATAGCGAATACAAAACAAGAGGAGATTTTACGATTTAG
- a CDS encoding sodium-translocating pyrophosphatase, whose product MESMMIYVPIILAALGLIYMIIKQKWVMKQDAGDGKMKEISDHIYEGALAFLNAEYKLLTIFVIIVSILLTIVSFIVPTTHILIVVAFILGAIFSAFAGNIGMKIATKTNVRTTQAARTSLPNALKISFGGGTVMGLGVAGLAVLGLTAFFIFFFHFFMGGEWTNTMDMTVVLETLAGFSLGAESIALFARVGGGIYTKAADVGADLVGKVEAGIPEDDPRNPATIADNVGDNVGDVAGMGADLFGSYVATVLAAMVLGNYVIKDMGGSISDAFGGIGPILLPMAIAGAGIIISIIGTMLVKISSNDAKEAQVMGALNKGNITSIILVAAACFGLCTWMLPETMNMEFFGEGLQEISSMRVFAATIVGLVVGAVISSVTEYYTGLGKKPILQIVQKSSTGAGTNIIAGLATGMISTFPSVLLFAGAIWASYAFAGFYGVALAASAMMATTAMQLAIDAFGPISDNAGGIAEMSEQEPIVRERTDILDSVGNTTAATGKGFAIASAALTSLALFAAYVTFTGIDGINIFKAPVLAMLFVGGMVPVVFSALAMNAVGKAAMEMVYEVRRQFKEIAGIMEGTGKPEYDKCVAISTKASLKEMMLPGLLTIGFPLIIAFVPLAFGMDNLAIAEMLGGYMAGVTVSGVLWAIFQNNAGGAWDNAKKSFEAGVEINGEMTYKGSEAHKAAVTGDTVGDPFKDTSGPSMNILIKLTCLIGLVIAPILGGHEEGETAYASNEIKKEINVEMNSTNGENIKAIVTATTTENGDIVTEEKIFEGSKEEVEAKIEMMKKQTSAENTRNKFQRIKEEVKKEH is encoded by the coding sequence ATGGAATCAATGATGATTTATGTGCCAATTATATTGGCGGCTTTAGGTTTAATTTATATGATAATTAAACAAAAATGGGTAATGAAACAAGATGCTGGGGATGGCAAAATGAAAGAGATCTCAGACCACATTTATGAAGGCGCTTTAGCATTTTTAAATGCAGAATATAAATTGTTAACCATATTTGTAATTATAGTAAGTATTTTATTAACTATAGTTTCATTTATTGTTCCTACCACACATATTCTTATTGTAGTAGCATTTATTTTAGGAGCAATATTTTCTGCTTTTGCAGGAAACATAGGAATGAAAATAGCAACTAAAACTAATGTAAGAACTACACAGGCAGCTCGTACAAGCTTACCAAATGCACTTAAAATATCATTTGGTGGAGGTACGGTTATGGGACTTGGTGTTGCTGGTCTAGCAGTATTAGGTTTAACTGCATTTTTTATCTTTTTCTTTCACTTTTTTATGGGAGGTGAATGGACAAATACAATGGACATGACTGTTGTGTTAGAAACTCTAGCGGGATTCTCATTAGGTGCTGAGTCTATCGCATTATTTGCACGTGTTGGAGGTGGTATTTATACTAAAGCTGCAGATGTAGGAGCCGATTTAGTAGGTAAAGTAGAAGCAGGTATTCCAGAAGATGATCCTCGTAACCCAGCTACAATTGCTGATAATGTAGGAGATAATGTAGGAGATGTTGCAGGTATGGGAGCCGATTTGTTTGGATCGTATGTAGCAACAGTATTAGCAGCTATGGTATTAGGTAATTATGTAATTAAAGACATGGGTGGTTCGATCTCTGATGCATTTGGAGGGATAGGCCCAATTTTATTACCAATGGCTATAGCAGGTGCTGGTATTATTATTTCTATTATAGGAACAATGCTTGTGAAAATTAGTAGTAATGATGCTAAAGAAGCTCAAGTCATGGGTGCTTTAAATAAAGGGAATATTACTTCTATTATTTTAGTGGCAGCCGCATGTTTCGGGTTATGTACATGGATGTTACCTGAAACAATGAATATGGAATTTTTTGGAGAAGGATTACAAGAAATATCATCAATGCGTGTATTTGCAGCAACGATAGTTGGTTTAGTAGTAGGTGCAGTGATTTCGTCTGTAACAGAATATTATACAGGATTAGGTAAAAAACCAATTTTGCAAATCGTACAAAAATCAAGTACAGGAGCAGGAACAAATATTATCGCTGGTCTAGCAACAGGAATGATTTCTACATTCCCATCGGTACTTTTATTTGCTGGTGCTATATGGGCATCATACGCTTTTGCAGGATTTTATGGTGTAGCATTAGCGGCATCGGCAATGATGGCAACTACAGCAATGCAATTAGCTATTGATGCTTTTGGACCAATTTCTGATAATGCAGGTGGTATTGCAGAAATGAGTGAGCAAGAACCAATAGTGAGAGAGCGTACAGATATTTTAGATTCGGTAGGGAATACAACAGCAGCAACAGGGAAAGGATTTGCAATTGCTTCAGCAGCATTAACATCGTTAGCACTATTCGCAGCATATGTAACCTTTACAGGAATTGACGGAATTAACATCTTTAAGGCACCAGTTTTAGCAATGTTATTTGTTGGAGGGATGGTACCTGTAGTATTTTCAGCCTTGGCTATGAATGCTGTAGGTAAAGCTGCTATGGAAATGGTATACGAAGTACGCCGTCAGTTTAAAGAGATTGCTGGTATTATGGAAGGTACTGGAAAGCCAGAATACGATAAATGTGTAGCAATTTCTACAAAAGCATCGCTTAAAGAGATGATGTTGCCTGGATTATTAACTATTGGATTCCCGTTAATAATTGCTTTCGTACCATTAGCTTTTGGTATGGATAATTTGGCTATTGCTGAAATGTTAGGAGGTTATATGGCTGGAGTTACTGTTAGTGGAGTATTATGGGCTATCTTTCAAAATAATGCTGGTGGTGCTTGGGATAATGCTAAAAAATCATTTGAAGCTGGTGTAGAGATCAATGGTGAAATGACCTATAAAGGTTCTGAAGCTCATAAAGCTGCTGTAACAGGAGATACAGTTGGAGATCCATTTAAAGATACATCTGGACCATCAATGAATATCTTAATTAAATTAACATGTTTGATTGGATTGGTAATTGCTCCAATTTTAGGAGGACATGAAGAAGGAGAGACAGCTTATGCATCAAACGAAATTAAAAAAGAGATTAACGTTGAAATGAATTCAACAAATGGAGAAAATATTAAAGCAATTGTAACTGCAACAACAACTGAAAATGGAGATATTGTTACTGAGGAGAAAATTTTTGAAGGATCTAAAGAAGAGGTGGAAGCTAAGATTGAAATGATGAAAAAACAAACTTCAGCTGAAAATACTAGAAACAAGTTTCAAAGAATTAAAGAAGAAGTGAAGAAAGAGCATTAA
- a CDS encoding M1 family peptidase has protein sequence MMRLILFLFLSLFLSSNLSAQKKSWQGKFEPIDNMITPVNSYRSASGAPGKDYWQQRADYTIKASLDEKNNILTGTETIAYYNNSPDDLSYLWIQLDQNVNRKENEGFSETLGGIRDGMDTRHMQILTRAIDFPAGYTIKSVKDASGESITSLVNNTMMKLQLKSPLKSGESISFSIDWSYHITDRSLFRLSREGYEYFPEDDNTVYLIAHWFPRMAAYTDTEGWQNKQFQKLGEFALEFGDYNVEITVPEDHIVASTGALQNSNAVLTKEQIKRMNKARTSYDKPVLIVTPEEAKANEKKKTTKTKTWKFNATNVRDFAFASSRKFIWDAQAVKLSESTVMAMSFYPKEGLPVWSEESTKAVAAALEVYSESTFDYPYPVAISVNTSNIGMEFPMISFNGGRATNGKMSNNAKAGMIGTIIHEVGHNWFPMIVSSDERQWMWMDEGLNTFLHQRTVAEKYPDFNHTTPKSIVPYMGGDTDIMRPIMTSSDSESLFRIGANFYQKPTVGLQMLRNSIVGKELFDQAFKEYANRWKYKHPNPADLFRTLEDATAVDLDWFFRGWFFTTDHVDIELANVKWFTVKKEVNIEDKTESVAVKASEENSGNKAKDFSSGPEVITMNNASDASYGQFLSRIDNTELRKQLLDKNIYELTIKNVGGLVMPVTIEWIYTDGTKEIDRLPATIWRLNENEIKKTFIKAKQVKEVNLDPNFEFADTDMNNNSFPKVETKSQFDQFKDKN, from the coding sequence ATCATGAGACTTATTTTATTTTTATTTCTATCACTGTTTTTATCTTCAAACCTCAGCGCTCAAAAAAAATCTTGGCAAGGCAAGTTCGAACCTATAGATAATATGATTACGCCTGTTAACAGCTATCGCTCTGCCAGTGGTGCCCCAGGAAAAGATTATTGGCAACAACGTGCAGATTACACGATTAAAGCCAGTTTAGATGAAAAAAATAATATCCTTACAGGTACAGAAACTATTGCCTATTACAATAATTCTCCTGATGATTTGAGTTACTTATGGATTCAGTTAGATCAAAATGTTAATCGTAAAGAAAACGAAGGATTTAGCGAAACTTTGGGAGGTATTAGAGATGGTATGGATACCAGACATATGCAAATTTTAACACGAGCAATCGATTTTCCTGCTGGATATACCATTAAATCTGTAAAAGACGCTTCGGGAGAAAGCATCACTTCTTTAGTGAATAATACCATGATGAAACTGCAATTAAAATCGCCCTTAAAATCTGGTGAATCTATCTCTTTTTCTATTGATTGGTCTTACCATATTACTGATAGAAGTTTGTTTAGGTTATCCAGAGAAGGCTATGAGTATTTCCCAGAAGATGATAATACCGTATATTTAATAGCGCATTGGTTTCCACGAATGGCAGCCTATACAGATACAGAGGGATGGCAAAATAAACAGTTTCAAAAGTTAGGTGAATTTGCTTTAGAGTTTGGAGATTACAATGTAGAGATTACGGTTCCTGAAGATCATATTGTAGCCTCAACTGGAGCATTGCAAAACAGTAATGCTGTGCTTACCAAAGAACAAATAAAACGTATGAATAAGGCACGCACTTCGTATGATAAGCCTGTGTTAATTGTAACTCCTGAAGAAGCTAAAGCAAACGAAAAGAAAAAAACTACGAAAACAAAAACCTGGAAGTTTAACGCCACTAACGTAAGAGATTTTGCATTTGCATCGTCTCGTAAGTTTATTTGGGATGCACAAGCGGTAAAATTATCAGAAAGTACAGTTATGGCGATGTCTTTTTATCCAAAAGAAGGCTTACCAGTATGGTCTGAAGAATCTACAAAAGCAGTTGCTGCTGCTTTAGAGGTATATTCTGAATCTACTTTTGATTATCCTTACCCTGTAGCTATTTCTGTAAATACTTCTAATATCGGGATGGAGTTTCCTATGATTAGTTTTAACGGAGGGCGTGCTACAAACGGAAAAATGTCTAACAATGCTAAAGCAGGAATGATAGGAACTATTATTCACGAAGTGGGTCACAATTGGTTTCCTATGATTGTGAGTTCTGACGAACGTCAGTGGATGTGGATGGACGAAGGATTAAACACCTTTTTACATCAAAGAACAGTAGCAGAGAAATATCCTGATTTTAATCATACAACACCAAAAAGCATCGTGCCTTATATGGGTGGTGATACTGATATTATGCGACCAATAATGACCTCTTCGGATAGTGAAAGTTTATTCCGAATAGGTGCTAATTTTTATCAAAAACCAACTGTAGGGTTGCAAATGCTGAGAAATTCAATTGTTGGGAAAGAATTATTTGATCAGGCATTTAAAGAATATGCAAACCGTTGGAAATACAAACACCCGAATCCGGCAGATTTATTCAGAACATTAGAAGATGCTACTGCTGTAGATTTAGATTGGTTTTTTAGAGGTTGGTTTTTTACAACAGACCATGTTGATATTGAATTAGCTAATGTAAAATGGTTTACTGTAAAAAAAGAAGTGAATATTGAAGACAAAACAGAAAGTGTAGCCGTTAAAGCTTCTGAAGAAAATTCAGGAAATAAGGCTAAAGATTTTTCTAGCGGTCCTGAAGTAATTACCATGAACAATGCTTCTGATGCAAGTTATGGGCAATTTTTATCTCGAATTGATAATACCGAATTACGCAAACAGTTATTAGATAAGAACATTTATGAACTTACTATTAAAAATGTTGGAGGGCTTGTAATGCCTGTTACTATTGAGTGGATTTACACGGACGGTACTAAAGAAATTGATAGATTACCAGCTACAATTTGGAGATTAAATGAAAATGAGATCAAGAAAACATTTATAAAAGCAAAACAGGTTAAAGAAGTAAACTTAGACCCTAATTTTGAATTTGCAGATACAGATATGAATAACAATTCGTTTCCTAAAGTTGAAACAAAATCACAGTTTGATCAGTTTAAAGATAAAAATTAA
- a CDS encoding nuclear transport factor 2 family protein, with amino-acid sequence MKIHLKIFISIVLILFTTNQIIAQDVTEAHKDSLEIVVKKYYDLNLKTFQANSTIKDIDRIFEIFTDKFTYIHPKYGGIYTREDLYNGYVRNQKNGAYNGEITGIKIQNKIIGLNVVVVERIYIIKKGEEIEEEESQVTLFEFEKGKISRIFEYW; translated from the coding sequence ATGAAAATACATTTAAAAATATTTATTTCTATTGTTCTAATTCTTTTCACTACGAATCAAATTATAGCACAGGATGTTACTGAAGCTCATAAAGATTCATTAGAAATTGTAGTCAAAAAATATTACGACTTAAACCTTAAAACATTTCAGGCGAACTCAACAATAAAAGATATCGATAGGATTTTTGAAATTTTTACTGACAAATTTACCTATATTCATCCAAAATATGGAGGAATTTATACTCGGGAAGATTTGTACAATGGCTATGTTCGAAATCAAAAAAATGGAGCATATAATGGAGAAATCACGGGTATTAAAATACAAAATAAAATTATTGGACTCAATGTCGTCGTCGTTGAAAGAATCTATATAATAAAAAAGGGAGAAGAAATTGAGGAAGAAGAGTCACAAGTGACTCTTTTTGAGTTTGAAAAAGGAAAAATATCTAGAATTTTTGAATATTGGTAG
- a CDS encoding FKBP-type peptidyl-prolyl cis-trans isomerase — protein MYKKLVFSIALCIGFSFITYAQCEVCEENKDALTFCYQNNNFNEYCATFTDGASTFLLSKGKKSKTIDLTSKATLKDLIAISENKKAKISATDILFIQEALKVWRLESWNLGHIYTESGLGIKTLTIGSGALPKKGQRVKVHYSGFLENGEKFDSSVDRNEPFEFNLGKGEVIKAWDEAIQKLTVGSKALIKVPSKLGYGRRGAGRGVIPPNATLFFEIEVLGTK, from the coding sequence ATGTATAAAAAACTAGTATTTTCAATAGCTCTATGTATAGGGTTTTCTTTTATTACTTACGCTCAATGTGAAGTTTGTGAAGAAAACAAAGATGCATTAACGTTTTGCTATCAAAACAATAACTTTAATGAATATTGTGCCACTTTTACAGACGGCGCTTCTACATTTTTATTATCTAAAGGAAAAAAAAGTAAAACGATTGATTTAACTTCAAAAGCAACTCTAAAAGATTTAATTGCTATAAGTGAAAATAAAAAAGCAAAGATTTCTGCTACAGACATCTTATTTATTCAAGAAGCTTTAAAAGTTTGGCGATTAGAAAGTTGGAATTTAGGTCATATCTACACTGAATCTGGATTAGGCATCAAAACTTTAACTATAGGTTCTGGAGCATTACCTAAAAAAGGGCAACGTGTAAAAGTACATTATTCTGGTTTTTTAGAAAACGGTGAAAAATTTGATAGTTCTGTAGATCGCAACGAACCTTTTGAGTTTAATCTTGGTAAAGGAGAAGTGATAAAAGCTTGGGATGAGGCTATACAAAAACTTACTGTTGGTAGTAAAGCACTTATTAAAGTACCATCAAAATTAGGCTATGGGCGTCGAGGCGCTGGAAGAGGAGTCATTCCTCCAAATGCAACTTTATTTTTTGAAATTGAAGTACTAGGAACAAAATAA
- a CDS encoding cysteine hydrolase, whose translation MNLKDKNPALLLIDMQKGFDDEAYWGGNRNNKDAEKKSKDILDTWRALKLPVFHIIHSSQDPKSLLHHTHPGHEMKEDLKPINDEPLIIKNVNSAFIGTDLKSQLETQNISTLVIVGLTTNHCISTTTRMAGNFGFETILISDATATFDRIGVNGEVYSADIIHNTTLANLREEFAEIMNSEELIASI comes from the coding sequence ATGAATTTAAAAGATAAAAATCCAGCACTCCTACTTATAGATATGCAAAAGGGTTTTGATGACGAAGCATATTGGGGTGGTAACAGAAATAATAAAGATGCTGAAAAAAAATCTAAAGACATTCTTGATACGTGGAGAGCTTTAAAACTCCCTGTTTTTCATATTATCCATAGTTCTCAAGATCCAAAATCTTTATTGCATCATACGCATCCAGGGCATGAAATGAAAGAAGATCTAAAACCAATAAACGACGAGCCACTGATTATAAAAAATGTAAATAGTGCGTTTATTGGTACCGATTTAAAATCACAGCTAGAAACTCAAAATATATCTACATTAGTAATTGTCGGGTTAACTACGAACCATTGTATCTCTACAACAACCAGAATGGCAGGGAATTTTGGTTTTGAAACCATTTTAATTTCTGATGCTACTGCTACATTCGACAGAATTGGTGTTAATGGTGAAGTGTATAGTGCAGACATTATTCATAATACTACTTTAGCAAATCTTAGAGAAGAGTTTGCAGAAATTATGAATAGTGAAGAATTAATAGCTTCAATATAA
- a CDS encoding carboxypeptidase-like regulatory domain-containing protein translates to MKYKLLYLFILITGITFSQTKISGHVFDENNEPVAFANVIFKGSIIGTTTNENGRFYLESDKNWKEVKISFVGYQTLEVALEKRISYDLKFTLKEDVAQLNQVVIVSGKQPKKNNPAIDILRKIWANKRKNGLKQFKQYQYDKYEKVEFDLNTIDSALIKSRLFRGMEFVFDQVDTSSVTGKTYLPMFINEAASEVFGDNILNKEKEVIKGNKNSGFSDDQIIIDFVDDLYADFNVYDNYLKFFDKSFVSPLSRTGINTYNYVLSDSTYIDDKWCYNIIYYPRRKNELTFKGDFWVNDSTYAIKEINLQATKSANINWVKEIYIEQEYEVLNDSLFLIKRDYMLSDFALSKKEKSRGIYGKRTTLYDNYQFDKELENPKFYDKVVYEYDKDVYHRGDEFWEANRLEKLNNDEKGVYKMLDTLKTVKKFKRLYNLGSILASGYIEFPSLNLDYGPIFSTVGFNEVEGFRLRAGARTYFGSNDLWRLEGFTAYGFRDNKFKYGISGKWLLDKKSRLIISGGNRRDVEQIGASLTTSTDVLGRNLASSSIVSTGANDRLTNINLSTLAIEAEPFRNFIVRLGGSYRTLESASPTFSLDYNDPDSPTGISSEVKQYETSLSLFYFPGRKTTGFGVERLDANDGFSRLFAQVSRGDKSILNSDFDFTKVQFSYTQPWQLGGFGRLTSSLEAGKTFGEVPLGLLSVVPGNQSLFSIYNTFSQLDFYEFVTDTYTSLHLEHNFNGRLFSRIPFLRKLNLREIVSIRGVWGELSDENIALSTTSNPNSILLQAPDDEIYWEYSLGVGNIFKIFRLDFNFRGNYLDNPGARRFGVTGTFGFHF, encoded by the coding sequence ATGAAATATAAATTACTCTATTTATTTATTTTAATAACCGGCATCACTTTTTCGCAAACAAAAATTAGCGGACATGTATTTGATGAAAATAATGAACCTGTTGCTTTTGCAAATGTTATATTTAAAGGCTCTATTATAGGGACTACAACCAATGAAAATGGTAGGTTTTATTTAGAATCTGATAAAAACTGGAAAGAGGTGAAAATTTCTTTTGTAGGATATCAAACTTTAGAAGTTGCTCTTGAAAAAAGGATAAGTTATGATTTGAAATTCACACTTAAGGAAGATGTTGCACAGTTAAATCAAGTTGTTATTGTATCTGGAAAACAGCCTAAAAAAAATAATCCAGCAATAGATATCTTGCGAAAGATTTGGGCGAATAAGCGTAAAAACGGACTAAAGCAGTTTAAACAATATCAATACGATAAATATGAAAAAGTAGAATTTGACCTGAATACTATTGATAGTGCTTTAATAAAAAGCCGTTTGTTTAGAGGAATGGAGTTTGTATTCGATCAAGTTGATACTTCTAGTGTTACAGGAAAAACATATTTGCCGATGTTTATTAATGAAGCAGCTTCGGAAGTTTTTGGAGACAATATACTTAATAAAGAAAAGGAAGTCATAAAAGGAAATAAAAATTCTGGATTTAGTGATGATCAAATTATTATTGATTTTGTTGATGACCTGTATGCAGATTTTAATGTTTATGACAATTATTTAAAGTTTTTCGATAAGAGTTTTGTAAGTCCATTATCTCGTACAGGGATTAATACTTATAATTATGTGCTTTCAGATAGTACTTATATTGATGATAAATGGTGCTATAATATTATTTACTATCCGCGACGAAAAAACGAGTTGACGTTTAAAGGCGATTTTTGGGTTAACGATTCTACATATGCTATAAAAGAAATTAATTTACAGGCTACAAAAAGCGCAAACATAAACTGGGTTAAAGAGATTTATATAGAGCAGGAATACGAAGTTTTAAACGATTCACTGTTTTTAATAAAACGAGATTATATGCTTTCGGATTTTGCATTAAGTAAAAAAGAAAAATCTCGAGGAATCTATGGTAAACGAACTACGCTATATGATAATTATCAATTTGATAAAGAATTAGAAAACCCTAAGTTTTATGACAAGGTAGTTTATGAATACGATAAAGATGTATATCATAGAGGTGATGAATTTTGGGAAGCAAATAGATTAGAGAAGTTGAATAATGATGAGAAAGGGGTTTATAAGATGTTAGATACCTTGAAAACGGTAAAAAAGTTTAAACGTCTTTATAACTTAGGAAGTATTTTAGCATCCGGATATATCGAATTTCCTTCTTTAAATTTAGATTATGGTCCTATTTTTTCTACCGTTGGATTTAATGAAGTTGAAGGGTTTCGTTTAAGAGCTGGGGCACGAACTTATTTTGGAAGCAACGATTTATGGCGTTTAGAAGGGTTTACAGCTTATGGTTTTAGAGATAATAAATTTAAATACGGAATTTCAGGAAAATGGCTGCTCGATAAAAAGAGCAGGCTTATTATTTCTGGAGGTAATCGTCGAGATGTAGAGCAGATAGGAGCAAGTTTAACAACATCTACAGATGTTTTAGGGCGTAATTTAGCATCTTCATCTATTGTGAGTACAGGTGCTAACGATAGATTAACAAATATAAACTTATCTACATTAGCTATAGAAGCAGAGCCATTTCGGAATTTTATTGTGAGGTTGGGAGGAAGTTATAGAACTTTAGAATCTGCATCACCTACTTTTAGTTTAGATTATAATGACCCAGATTCTCCAACAGGAATTTCTTCTGAGGTAAAGCAATATGAAACCTCATTATCACTTTTTTATTTTCCAGGAAGGAAGACCACAGGTTTTGGAGTAGAACGATTAGATGCAAATGATGGTTTTTCAAGATTATTTGCACAAGTTAGTCGTGGCGATAAAAGCATATTAAATAGTGATTTTGATTTTACAAAAGTTCAGTTTTCATATACTCAACCTTGGCAGCTAGGTGGTTTTGGACGCTTAACTTCATCTTTAGAAGCAGGTAAGACCTTTGGAGAAGTGCCTTTAGGGTTGTTAAGTGTTGTACCAGGAAATCAATCTTTATTTTCTATATATAATACGTTCTCACAACTCGATTTTTATGAGTTTGTAACAGATACTTATACATCACTACATTTAGAGCATAATTTTAACGGACGCTTATTTTCTAGGATTCCATTTTTACGAAAATTAAACCTGAGAGAAATAGTTAGTATTCGTGGAGTATGGGGAGAACTTTCGGATGAAAATATTGCATTAAGTACAACAAGTAACCCTAATAGTATTCTTTTACAGGCACCAGATGACGAAATTTATTGGGAATATAGTTTAGGAGTAGGTAATATTTTTAAAATCTTTAGGTTAGATTTTAATTTTAGAGGAAATTATCTTGATAATCCAGGAGCTAGACGATTTGGTGTTACAGGTACTTTTGGGTTCCATTTCTAA